From a region of the Salminus brasiliensis chromosome 4, fSalBra1.hap2, whole genome shotgun sequence genome:
- the wbp1la gene encoding WW domain binding protein 1-like a, translating into MSYRTADVSTATTKCGMWETDYTALKMGLFLMNAVVGPVSSASAETVIPESKLLCVGVNNQSYICESGHCCGESQCCSYYYELWWFWLVWTVIIILSCCCVCHHRRTKHRLQQQQRQHEINLIAYREVHNYTSLPFYFRFLPSYLLPAYEEVENRPPSPPPPYSASQAGQGSDALSPEQPDELCPSLQSSPTTPVLESSSTRDCIEEPHCPAARCLAGDAHKPYLSFEEDGQQQQVVASATSPKMTKQGSLDKELPKPAEQGLDSCPENKDRTPGRHRRFTGDSGIEVCVCNRGPGEDDDDEEDEMKELEGLLDTEGLREQDFCDSCNPHSNDPQQPGDEEQGFAAPMRVPEPREPPLQRPPICLHLHTINEQEGPHHGNNTDPQS; encoded by the exons ATGTCATACCGCACCGCAGATGTGTCGACAGCTACGACAAAGTGTGGGATGTGGGAGACCGACTATACAGCGCTGAAAATGGGCTTGTTCCTCATGAACGCCGTTGTCGGACCCGTCAGCTCGGCGTCAGCGGAGACAGTGATCCCTGAG aGTAAGTTGCTGTGCGTCGGAGTCAACAATCAGAGCTACATCTGTGAATCGGGCCACTGCTGTGGAGAATCTCAGTGCTGTAGTTACTACTATGAGCTATGGT GGTTCTGGCTGGTCTGGACTGTCATCATCATTCTGAGCTGTTGCTGTGTGTGCCACCATCGTCGCACTAAGCATcggctgcagcagcaacaaCGTCAGCATGAAATCAACCTCATTGCTTACAGAGAGGTCCACAACTACACCTCATTGCCTTTCTACTTCA GGTTTCTTCCCAGTTACCTCTTACCTGCATATGAGGAGGTGGAGAACAGACCCCCCTCGCCCCCTCCTCCATACAGTGCCTCTCAGGCTGGTCAGGGCAGCGATGCTCTGAGCCCTGAACAGCCAGATGAGCTTTGCCCCTCTCTACAATCCAGCCCCACAACCCCCGTGTTGGAGAGTAGCTCCACCAGGGACTGTATAGAAGAGCCTCATTGCCCTGCTGCACGCTGCCTGGCAGGAGATGCCCACAAGCCGTACCTGAGCTTTGAGGAGGATGGTCAACAGCAGCAGGTAGTAGCATCAGCCACTTCTCCTAAGATGACCAAGCAAGGCAGCCTTGACAAAGAGCTCCCAAAGCCTGCAGAGCAAGGCCTGGACAGTTGTCCTGAAAACAAGGACAGGACTCCGGGGCGCCATAGGCGCTTTACAGGTGACTCAGgaattgaggtgtgtgtgtgcaaccgTGGACCTGGGGAAGACGACGATGACGAGGAGGATGAAATGAAGGAGCTTGAGGGACTTCTGGACACTGAGGGTTTAAGAGAGCAGGACTTTTGTGATAGCTGCAACCCTCATAGCAATGACCCTCAGCAGCCAGGGGATGAGGAGCAGGGTTTTGCTGCCCCAATGAGGGTCCCAGAGCCCAGAGAGCCTCCCCTACAGCGACCCCCAATCTGCCTCCATTTGCACACCATCAACGAACAGGAGGGTCCTCACCATGGCAACAATACAGACCCCCAAAGCTAA